From Cellvibrio zantedeschiae, the proteins below share one genomic window:
- the lexA gene encoding transcriptional repressor LexA, which yields MYNLTARQEQVLQLIKDYAEETGYPPTRAEIARILGYKSPNAAEEHIKALAKKGAIEIVPGASRGIRLPETVDEGVPIVGRVAAGNPILAQEHIEDYCNIPPNFFSPSADYLLRVNGMSMKDAGILDGDLLAVHRTDQVRSGQIVVARIGEEVTVKRYKRIGNRSQVELWPENPDFDVIQVDLTDQEFTIEGLSVGVIRRE from the coding sequence ATGTACAATCTCACGGCGCGTCAGGAACAGGTTTTACAGCTCATCAAGGATTATGCCGAAGAAACCGGCTATCCGCCCACCCGTGCAGAAATCGCACGTATTCTTGGTTATAAATCCCCTAATGCTGCCGAAGAGCATATCAAAGCCCTCGCTAAAAAAGGCGCTATTGAAATCGTTCCAGGTGCATCACGCGGTATTCGCCTGCCAGAGACGGTTGATGAAGGCGTTCCTATTGTAGGCCGTGTTGCTGCGGGTAATCCCATTCTTGCGCAAGAACATATTGAAGATTACTGCAACATTCCCCCCAACTTCTTTTCACCTTCTGCGGATTATCTTCTGCGCGTTAATGGCATGAGTATGAAGGACGCTGGCATCCTGGATGGAGATTTGTTGGCAGTTCATCGTACCGACCAGGTTCGTAGCGGCCAAATTGTGGTAGCGCGTATAGGCGAAGAAGTGACTGTGAAACGCTACAAGCGAATTGGCAACCGTTCCCAAGTGGAGCTGTGGCCAGAAAATCCAGATTTTGATGTTATCCAGGTGGATTTGACTGATCAGGAATTTACTATCGAAGGTTTAAGTGTAGGAGTGATTCGTCGTGAATAA
- a CDS encoding cell division inhibitor SulA yields the protein MNNIRQASQPAATSCGITELIIANASPEQAALLMPMIAFLTQSCVDRWVTWIAPQHLSREFLESFGVDTRFVRLIHCSDEASRLWITWEALAAGNSHTVIASPGKLTDKELKQLENAAYQGQCQGLLLRVR from the coding sequence GTGAATAATATTCGTCAAGCTAGTCAGCCTGCAGCAACCAGCTGCGGTATTACTGAACTGATTATTGCCAACGCATCACCTGAACAAGCTGCGTTACTGATGCCCATGATTGCGTTTTTAACGCAGAGTTGTGTTGATCGTTGGGTCACTTGGATTGCGCCGCAACATTTATCGCGGGAGTTTCTGGAATCTTTCGGTGTTGATACGCGTTTTGTGCGTTTAATTCACTGTAGTGATGAAGCGAGTCGGTTGTGGATTACGTGGGAAGCCCTGGCGGCTGGTAATAGCCACACGGTAATCGCAAGCCCTGGAAAGCTGACAGACAAAGAGTTAAAGCAACTTGAAAATGCAGCTTACCAAGGCCAATGCCAAGGCTTGTTGTTAAGAGTTAGGTAG
- a CDS encoding methylglyoxal synthase: MEFKQVTLGAKKNIALIAHDNKKQDMVAWCKEHKAELLNHNLYATGTTGMIIEQDTGLPIKKLISGPLGGDQQVGALITQGEVDVLIFFWDPFEPMPHDPDVKALLRIAAVWNIPIACNHISADFLIASPLFNSPSPRTVPDYAAYLAKRAVSL; this comes from the coding sequence ATGGAATTTAAACAAGTAACGCTTGGTGCAAAAAAAAATATTGCGCTCATTGCACACGATAATAAAAAGCAAGATATGGTTGCCTGGTGTAAAGAGCATAAAGCCGAATTGCTAAATCATAATCTTTATGCGACTGGCACTACCGGCATGATTATTGAGCAAGACACCGGCTTACCCATAAAAAAATTAATTAGCGGCCCTTTGGGTGGCGACCAACAAGTTGGTGCGTTAATTACCCAAGGTGAAGTGGATGTTCTCATTTTCTTTTGGGATCCATTTGAACCTATGCCCCATGATCCTGATGTTAAGGCACTGTTACGCATTGCCGCAGTATGGAACATTCCTATTGCGTGTAATCATATTTCGGCAGATTTTTTAATCGCGTCGCCATTATTTAATTCGCCGTCACCAAGAACTGTGCCTGACTATGCGGCATATTTGGCCAAGCGCGCAGTGAGTCTCTAA
- a CDS encoding ATP-binding protein, which produces MTRLYLKIFLTFWLITATIIVGTNVVVHWFDMTPDGNLQNAHLNHDEEPAKRLLFQMAGSIINRNAADIRKDIRALPAWSSPFIFALDNNNQDVLNRLLPPGVLMMAEQLNAKHPYEKIQDRNRKLFGRYITLNDGDVIKLVTISDGLDEGPDRDIIWELFINNIWPLLLVSILVSGSACFLLARHFTSSIKSLQETIQKVSHGDLSARVSKHFSGRKDEIAALGRDFDHMTARLEKAMLEQKRLIKDVSHELRTPLARLQFALALAQQRSQGIVDNELERIKQAADYLGNIITEILSLPVHDQQGWQLDDTLDLVSLLQSIISDYEQMADEKSISIHFNSHCDEALVATYGNMLVGVFENILRNAIHYTPIAGNINVGLLHKTDENIFSIEIADSGTGVPEELLNDIFQPFFRTDSARDRESGGHGLGLAIAHRSVTLHYGKIWAENKPEGGLKITVEIPALAEEDDD; this is translated from the coding sequence ATGACGCGGTTATACCTCAAAATATTTTTAACATTTTGGCTGATAACCGCCACCATCATCGTGGGTACCAATGTGGTAGTGCATTGGTTTGATATGACTCCCGATGGCAATTTGCAAAACGCCCACTTAAATCATGATGAAGAGCCCGCCAAACGTTTGTTATTCCAAATGGCCGGCAGCATTATCAATCGCAACGCTGCAGATATTCGTAAAGACATACGCGCCCTGCCCGCCTGGTCTTCGCCATTTATTTTCGCACTCGACAATAACAATCAAGACGTTTTAAATCGCCTGCTCCCACCCGGCGTACTCATGATGGCTGAGCAACTTAATGCCAAGCATCCTTACGAAAAAATTCAGGACAGGAACCGCAAACTTTTTGGCCGCTACATCACTTTGAATGATGGCGATGTTATTAAATTGGTTACCATTTCTGACGGGCTTGATGAAGGCCCTGATCGCGATATTATTTGGGAACTTTTCATTAATAATATTTGGCCGCTATTACTCGTTTCAATTCTCGTAAGCGGTAGCGCGTGTTTTCTGCTTGCACGTCATTTCACCTCAAGCATTAAAAGCTTACAGGAGACCATTCAAAAAGTGTCTCATGGCGACTTGAGCGCACGCGTAAGTAAACATTTCAGCGGAAGAAAAGACGAAATTGCCGCTCTCGGCCGAGACTTTGACCACATGACTGCGCGCCTGGAAAAGGCCATGCTTGAACAAAAACGTTTAATTAAAGATGTGTCGCACGAATTGCGTACCCCACTCGCTCGCTTGCAATTCGCGCTTGCACTTGCACAACAGCGCAGCCAGGGAATTGTGGATAACGAACTTGAACGCATTAAGCAGGCAGCTGACTACTTGGGAAATATTATTACCGAGATTCTCTCTCTGCCTGTGCACGACCAACAAGGCTGGCAATTGGATGACACCCTGGATTTAGTTTCACTTTTGCAAAGTATTATCAGCGACTATGAGCAAATGGCGGATGAGAAATCTATCAGCATCCATTTCAATAGCCATTGTGATGAAGCGTTGGTGGCAACTTACGGAAACATGCTGGTTGGAGTGTTCGAAAACATTTTGCGTAATGCAATTCACTACACACCAATCGCAGGAAACATAAACGTTGGTTTATTGCATAAAACGGATGAGAATATTTTTTCTATTGAAATTGCAGACTCAGGCACAGGTGTTCCTGAGGAATTGCTAAATGATATCTTCCAACCGTTCTTTCGCACTGATTCCGCGCGCGACAGGGAAAGTGGTGGTCACGGCTTAGGGCTGGCAATTGCCCATAGAAGCGTTACGCTTCACTATGGAAAAATTTGGGCGGAAAATAAACCGGAGGGTGGATTAAAAATTACGGTAGAAATTCCTGCACTCGCTGAAGAAGACGATGATTAA
- a CDS encoding hypoxanthine-guanine phosphoribosyltransferase, producing MKFFSSLEQVNENAKCLFNLQEVEQALDVVVQQLTNDFANESPVVLGVMRGALPMMGYVVPRLSFYLEVDYVHATRYQENLGTRELMWLHEPHVGLKDRRVLLIDDILDRGITLKAIADKCYELGAKDVKIAVLCQKQIANFSPAISADYVALLVPDAYVFGYGMDYEGGWRNAPGIYELTNTSE from the coding sequence ATGAAATTTTTTAGCAGTCTTGAGCAAGTAAATGAAAACGCGAAATGCTTGTTTAATTTGCAGGAAGTCGAACAAGCATTAGATGTTGTTGTCCAGCAATTAACGAATGATTTCGCTAATGAAAGTCCGGTAGTGCTTGGTGTTATGCGCGGTGCGCTACCCATGATGGGTTATGTGGTGCCGCGACTTTCTTTTTATCTTGAAGTTGATTATGTACACGCGACTCGTTACCAGGAAAATCTCGGCACCCGTGAGCTGATGTGGTTGCACGAACCTCATGTGGGATTAAAAGATCGCAGGGTGTTATTGATTGATGATATTTTGGATCGCGGTATCACGCTCAAAGCAATTGCAGATAAATGTTACGAGCTAGGAGCTAAAGACGTTAAAATTGCCGTGCTTTGCCAAAAGCAAATCGCAAATTTTTCTCCTGCTATTTCGGCTGATTACGTAGCTCTATTGGTGCCAGATGCTTATGTATTTGGTTATGGAATGGATTACGAAGGGGGTTGGCGCAATGCGCCGGGGATTTACGAGTTAACAAATACAAGCGAATAA
- a CDS encoding bifunctional diguanylate cyclase/phosphodiesterase — MQAELQRIIELRLLIPVFQPIIALDSRRILGYEALIRGPENSPLHTPDQLFSVARRTKQLASLEFACRAASCEKFVALNLSGKLFLNMTPLSFTDSQYRDGVTREILQRVGLSPERVVFELTESQPLDQFDLLRAASEHFQRQGFAIALDDLGAGYAGLRVWSELCPDYVKIDRHFISGIDKDPVKREFVRAMLDIANRMGNKVIAEGIETEAELNTLIAMGIENVQGFFLARPAPVPIDEFPAHINLASRQQHFPHQDFFRHTVDKIMVKVDVISPSLNAEVVVRMFRADVRLSCIPVVDGEKPLGMVSRAELLNIFSQPFAHDLYSKKSIAEFISPMSLIVDSSCELKKVGQLITEDPHQNLSVDFIVSTAGKYAGVGKIRHLLRCITEEKLRAAKHSNPLTQLPGNVPLYEWIDHLLHKRESFVVAYVDINHFKPFNDAFGYSFGDEIILRLSKILCGYIEPDRDFIGHVGGDDFIVIFRSQDWRKKCEAVFADFTLAYQTLLPQAHKDYWSHDRDGNRQRFGALTLAIGCVFPDPTSCTTHHHVALLLADAKHNAKKLGGNAIFESRRRLALAPDLASASSV, encoded by the coding sequence ATGCAAGCGGAATTGCAGCGAATTATAGAGCTCCGTTTGTTAATCCCCGTATTTCAGCCAATCATTGCGCTGGATAGCCGCCGTATTCTTGGCTATGAAGCCCTGATTCGCGGCCCCGAAAATAGCCCATTGCACACACCTGATCAGCTTTTTTCTGTTGCGCGCCGAACCAAACAGTTGGCGTCTTTGGAGTTCGCATGTCGCGCTGCTTCCTGTGAAAAATTTGTAGCCTTAAATTTAAGTGGAAAATTGTTTTTGAACATGACTCCATTAAGTTTTACCGATAGCCAATATCGCGATGGGGTTACTCGAGAAATTTTGCAGCGTGTTGGCTTAAGTCCCGAGCGAGTTGTATTTGAGTTAACGGAAAGCCAACCGCTCGACCAGTTTGATTTATTGCGTGCAGCTTCTGAACATTTTCAGCGGCAGGGATTTGCAATTGCGCTTGACGATTTGGGCGCGGGTTACGCAGGGCTGCGTGTGTGGAGCGAGCTTTGTCCCGACTACGTAAAAATTGATCGGCATTTTATCAGCGGCATTGATAAAGATCCGGTTAAAAGGGAATTTGTTCGCGCTATGCTCGATATTGCTAATCGCATGGGCAACAAAGTTATTGCAGAAGGCATCGAAACCGAAGCAGAGCTAAATACCTTAATTGCCATGGGCATTGAAAATGTCCAGGGCTTTTTTCTTGCGCGACCTGCGCCTGTGCCTATAGATGAATTTCCGGCTCATATTAATCTAGCTTCGCGTCAACAACATTTTCCCCATCAGGATTTTTTCCGCCATACCGTTGATAAAATAATGGTAAAGGTAGACGTGATATCGCCCAGCCTGAATGCAGAAGTTGTCGTTCGAATGTTTCGTGCAGATGTCCGATTGTCGTGTATTCCCGTTGTTGATGGCGAGAAGCCGCTGGGAATGGTGAGCCGTGCGGAACTGCTGAATATTTTTTCCCAACCTTTTGCACACGATCTCTATTCAAAAAAATCTATCGCTGAATTTATCAGTCCTATGTCATTAATTGTTGATTCCAGCTGCGAACTCAAAAAGGTAGGGCAATTAATTACAGAAGATCCGCATCAAAATTTAAGTGTAGATTTTATCGTGAGTACCGCAGGCAAGTACGCGGGTGTGGGAAAAATTCGCCACTTGTTGCGCTGTATTACGGAAGAAAAATTGCGCGCGGCAAAACACAGTAATCCACTCACTCAATTACCGGGTAACGTGCCTTTATATGAATGGATAGATCATTTGCTGCACAAGCGTGAATCTTTTGTAGTGGCATATGTGGATATCAATCATTTCAAACCATTTAACGACGCTTTTGGCTACAGCTTTGGTGACGAAATTATTTTACGACTGAGTAAAATATTATGTGGATATATTGAGCCTGATAGGGATTTTATCGGTCATGTTGGCGGAGATGATTTTATCGTGATTTTTCGTAGTCAGGATTGGCGAAAAAAATGTGAAGCTGTGTTCGCCGATTTTACGCTCGCTTATCAAACTCTTTTACCACAAGCGCACAAAGATTACTGGAGCCATGATCGCGATGGCAACCGTCAGCGTTTTGGTGCCCTGACGCTTGCGATTGGCTGCGTATTCCCCGATCCGACCTCATGTACCACCCATCATCATGTTGCGCTCTTACTAGCCGACGCCAAACACAATGCCAAGAAATTGGGCGGCAACGCGATTTTTGAATCCCGTCGCAGGCTGGCGTTAGCACCTGACCTGGCGTCTGCCTCTTCCGTATAA
- the cmoA gene encoding carboxy-S-adenosyl-L-methionine synthase CmoA, translating to MPNHDNLYANPLPQVNAFAFDEGVVNVFPDMIKRSVPGYATIINMIGNLAERYAQADSFCYDLGCSLGAATLAMRHRIQAANCSIIGVDNSAAMISRCEQVIAADSAEIDVELHCADLCEFPINNASVTVLNFTLQFIALEKRAAILRKIYEGLKPNGVLILSEKLAFDDEQHQALMIELHHNFKRANGYSDLEIAQKRSAIENVLIPETLATHRQRLKDAGFASVDVWFQCFNFASIIAIK from the coding sequence ATGCCCAACCACGATAACCTCTACGCCAATCCTCTACCGCAGGTTAACGCCTTCGCGTTTGATGAAGGTGTGGTCAATGTATTTCCCGACATGATCAAACGCTCAGTCCCGGGCTATGCCACTATCATTAATATGATTGGTAATCTGGCAGAGCGTTATGCTCAAGCCGACAGCTTTTGTTATGACTTGGGATGCTCACTGGGTGCAGCCACCTTGGCCATGCGCCATCGAATTCAAGCCGCGAATTGCAGCATAATTGGTGTAGATAATTCTGCTGCGATGATATCGCGTTGTGAACAAGTTATTGCAGCCGATAGCGCGGAAATAGATGTGGAATTGCATTGCGCAGATTTGTGCGAATTCCCGATTAACAATGCGTCAGTTACCGTATTGAACTTTACTTTGCAGTTTATTGCCTTGGAAAAACGCGCCGCGATTTTGCGCAAAATCTACGAGGGATTAAAACCTAATGGTGTTTTAATCCTGTCGGAAAAGCTCGCCTTTGACGATGAACAGCATCAAGCTCTCATGATTGAACTGCACCACAACTTCAAGCGCGCTAACGGTTACAGTGATTTAGAAATTGCGCAAAAGCGCAGCGCTATTGAAAATGTTCTTATTCCAGAAACCCTCGCCACTCACCGTCAGCGCCTTAAAGATGCAGGTTTTGCCAGCGTAGATGTTTGGTTTCAATGTTTTAATTTTGCCTCGATAATCGCCATCAAATGA
- a CDS encoding APC family permease produces MTPQALHRHIGLFALVIYGVGDILGAGIYALIGKAAGEMGNGIWMAFLASMVAAGLTGLSYASLGSRYPRAGGASFFTHHAFKSNFLAYVIGLAALSSGVTSMAAGSRAFAGYFTTLVSAVPVDLVVVTFCLVLAGVVIRGIRESMWMNMLCTGIELGGLLLVISVGAKFIGSVDYTSTVTVANPAGDLSFSLILSGAVLTFYSFVGFEDIINVSEEVKNPESTMPKGILLAVLIASTIYVTISLVAVSVIPAAELATSSAPLVDVVKRAAPWFPPIAFAFIAMFAVANTALLNFIMGSRLIYGMANQGLMPKVLGKVSRRRTPYVSSLAVLGFMLVLALTGNIASLARATSVLLLICFMMVNLALVVLKYRKGEPKGRFEIPAVVPVLGTVVCALMLSYAKIEEIKVAGAILVVIVILYFVIRPASISSNPANAD; encoded by the coding sequence ATGACTCCTCAAGCCTTACATCGTCACATTGGATTATTTGCGCTGGTTATCTACGGTGTGGGCGATATTCTTGGTGCCGGTATATATGCGCTTATAGGTAAAGCTGCCGGTGAAATGGGGAACGGCATTTGGATGGCATTCCTCGCCAGTATGGTGGCGGCTGGCTTGACCGGGCTTTCCTATGCATCCCTTGGTTCACGCTATCCGCGCGCAGGTGGTGCATCTTTTTTTACTCATCACGCGTTTAAAAGCAATTTTTTGGCTTATGTCATAGGTCTTGCCGCGCTTTCATCGGGCGTAACCTCAATGGCTGCGGGTAGCCGCGCCTTTGCTGGATATTTTACGACGCTGGTATCTGCAGTACCTGTGGACTTGGTAGTGGTTACCTTTTGTTTGGTTTTGGCGGGAGTGGTGATTCGTGGCATTCGCGAATCTATGTGGATGAATATGTTGTGTACCGGCATAGAGCTTGGCGGGCTTTTGCTAGTCATCTCCGTGGGTGCAAAATTTATTGGTTCGGTCGATTACACCAGCACAGTAACCGTGGCGAATCCTGCGGGTGATCTGAGTTTTTCGTTGATTCTGTCGGGGGCGGTGCTCACGTTTTATTCGTTTGTCGGATTTGAAGATATTATCAACGTCAGCGAAGAAGTTAAAAATCCCGAATCAACCATGCCCAAGGGGATTTTGCTGGCGGTGCTTATTGCGTCGACTATTTATGTAACCATTTCGCTTGTTGCGGTTTCAGTGATTCCGGCAGCTGAACTTGCAACGTCCTCAGCCCCCTTGGTAGATGTGGTCAAACGGGCTGCACCCTGGTTTCCTCCTATTGCTTTTGCTTTCATTGCGATGTTTGCGGTAGCTAATACTGCGCTGCTCAATTTCATTATGGGTTCGCGGCTTATCTATGGGATGGCGAATCAGGGGTTGATGCCTAAGGTGCTTGGCAAGGTAAGCCGCCGCCGCACGCCTTATGTTTCGTCGCTCGCAGTGCTTGGTTTTATGTTAGTGCTTGCGCTGACCGGTAATATTGCGTCGCTGGCGCGCGCTACCAGTGTGCTGCTATTGATATGTTTCATGATGGTTAATTTGGCACTAGTGGTACTGAAGTATCGCAAGGGGGAGCCTAAAGGTCGATTTGAAATTCCAGCGGTAGTCCCTGTGCTTGGTACCGTCGTCTGTGCCTTGATGTTGTCTTACGCCAAGATCGAGGAAATCAAAGTTGCAGGCGCTATTCTGGTGGTAATCGTGATTCTCTATTTTGTAATCAGACCAGCGTCGATCTCCAGCAACCCCGCCAATGCTGATTAA
- the cmoB gene encoding tRNA 5-methoxyuridine(34)/uridine 5-oxyacetic acid(34) synthase CmoB, which yields MIEYSTLLAYLPESPLAPWSADLPQQIADGLCEKRYGDLPDWKQALARLPKITSSQNNFSDKVEIGAPTDCDAATRAELQQTLEALIPWRKGPYWLHGIHLDTEWRSDWKWDRVTPHLAPLKNRLILDVGCGNGYHCWRMLGEGAHRVIGIDPSPRFVVQFHMIKQLADKDYPIDVLPVGIEDLPPKLQAFDTVFSMGVFYHRKSPMDHLRELKEALRPGGQLVLETLVIEGGLGDVLVPEGRYAKMNNVWFLPSCETMLSWLRKMGFNNARVVDVCTTSVEEQRSTHWMKFHSLPEFLDPQNPSLTAEGHPAPIRAVFVAEA from the coding sequence ATGATTGAATACTCCACCTTACTCGCATACTTGCCTGAAAGCCCTCTCGCACCTTGGTCCGCTGATTTACCACAGCAAATTGCTGATGGCCTGTGTGAAAAACGTTACGGCGATTTGCCGGATTGGAAACAAGCACTTGCACGCCTACCCAAAATTACCAGCAGCCAAAATAATTTTAGCGATAAAGTTGAGATAGGCGCGCCCACAGATTGCGATGCGGCAACCCGCGCAGAATTACAACAAACGTTGGAAGCACTTATTCCCTGGCGCAAAGGCCCCTATTGGTTGCACGGTATTCATCTCGACACAGAGTGGCGCTCAGATTGGAAATGGGATCGCGTCACTCCCCATTTGGCCCCACTCAAAAATAGATTAATTTTGGATGTTGGGTGCGGCAACGGCTACCACTGCTGGCGCATGCTGGGTGAAGGAGCGCACCGCGTAATTGGAATAGATCCATCGCCACGCTTTGTAGTCCAATTCCATATGATTAAACAACTTGCAGACAAGGATTATCCAATTGATGTTTTGCCGGTAGGAATAGAAGATCTACCGCCTAAACTGCAAGCGTTTGATACGGTTTTTTCCATGGGTGTTTTCTATCATCGCAAATCACCTATGGATCATTTGCGCGAACTTAAGGAAGCACTGCGCCCCGGCGGGCAGCTGGTGCTGGAAACCTTGGTAATTGAAGGCGGCTTGGGCGATGTTCTGGTACCCGAAGGGCGTTATGCGAAGATGAATAACGTATGGTTTTTACCGAGCTGCGAAACCATGCTGAGCTGGTTACGCAAAATGGGTTTTAATAACGCGAGAGTTGTCGACGTTTGCACAACGTCAGTTGAAGAACAACGCTCAACTCATTGGATGAAATTTCATTCACTCCCTGAATTTCTAGATCCTCAAAACCCTTCGCTAACTGCTGAAGGACATCCGGCGCCTATTCGTGCCGTTTTTGTAGCAGAAGCTTAA
- a CDS encoding flavodoxin codes for MRFLSIQLEVRVASLGLFFGSDEGNSERIAYRIQKRFGKDVVDVHDIADATQLDFTHYDKIILGIPTWDFGQIQSDWEDFWIDVSEIDFSGKTVAFFGLGDQFGYSDYFLDAMGMLHDVVIQSAPNIVGHWSIEGYEFSASKAEIPGAGKFVGLALDEDHQEHLTAARLNRWCAQLHTEFGLETPLHEVDD; via the coding sequence TTGCGTTTCTTATCAATTCAACTTGAGGTGCGTGTGGCTAGCCTGGGGCTTTTTTTTGGCAGTGATGAAGGTAATAGCGAACGCATCGCCTATCGAATTCAAAAACGTTTTGGTAAAGATGTTGTCGATGTACATGATATAGCAGACGCAACGCAGCTGGACTTTACCCATTACGACAAGATCATTCTGGGGATACCCACGTGGGATTTTGGCCAGATCCAATCCGATTGGGAAGATTTTTGGATTGATGTCAGCGAAATAGATTTCTCCGGTAAAACAGTGGCCTTTTTTGGTTTGGGTGATCAATTCGGCTACAGCGACTACTTTCTGGATGCTATGGGTATGCTGCACGATGTGGTCATTCAATCCGCCCCTAATATTGTTGGGCATTGGTCTATAGAGGGTTACGAGTTTTCGGCCTCCAAGGCAGAGATTCCAGGCGCGGGAAAATTCGTTGGCTTGGCGCTTGATGAAGATCATCAGGAACATCTGACTGCTGCTCGTTTAAATCGCTGGTGCGCACAACTTCACACTGAATTTGGTCTTGAGACTCCTCTTCACGAAGTTGATGATTAG
- a CDS encoding response regulator transcription factor, giving the protein MNKLLLIDDDKELSQLLSEYLTTEGFEVIAAYDGEAGVQLATQDQYAAIVLDVMLPIHNGFEVLKILRKTHQTPVLMLTAKGDTVDRVIGLEIGADDYLPKPCDPRELVARIRAILRRSHSNEPSPTKLEKISSGPLVLHLGSRHVTWNNSEIVLTGTEFSVLEILVRQAGQVISKDDMTEQALNRKLTPYDRSIDVHVSNIRKKLTAAGANKELIINVRGAGYMLTLHEDK; this is encoded by the coding sequence ATGAATAAACTCTTACTCATCGATGACGACAAAGAACTTAGTCAACTACTCAGCGAATACCTCACCACTGAAGGCTTCGAAGTAATCGCCGCTTATGATGGTGAAGCAGGCGTCCAACTTGCAACTCAAGACCAGTATGCCGCTATTGTATTGGACGTCATGTTACCGATTCACAATGGTTTTGAAGTATTAAAAATTTTGCGTAAAACCCATCAAACACCAGTGCTTATGTTAACCGCAAAAGGCGATACGGTTGATCGAGTTATTGGCCTTGAAATAGGCGCAGATGATTACCTACCTAAACCCTGTGATCCACGCGAATTGGTAGCGCGCATACGCGCGATTTTGCGCCGTTCACATAGCAATGAACCAAGCCCGACAAAACTTGAAAAAATCAGTTCTGGGCCACTCGTATTGCATTTGGGTAGCCGCCACGTGACCTGGAATAACAGTGAAATTGTACTCACCGGTACGGAATTTAGTGTGTTGGAAATTTTGGTGCGCCAAGCCGGCCAAGTCATAAGCAAAGATGATATGACAGAACAAGCACTTAACCGCAAGCTCACACCTTATGATCGTAGTATCGACGTTCATGTCAGCAACATACGTAAAAAATTAACGGCTGCAGGTGCAAACAAAGAATTAATTATTAACGTACGCGGCGCAGGCTACATGCTTACTTTGCACGAAGATAAATAA